The following coding sequences are from one Gossypium raimondii isolate GPD5lz chromosome 4, ASM2569854v1, whole genome shotgun sequence window:
- the LOC105779415 gene encoding uncharacterized protein LOC105779415, producing MGWLRAGSSVAKLAIRRTLSQGGSYAARSRIVPSQSRYFHTTVFKSKAQTAPVPRPVPLSKLTDSFLDGTSSVYLEELQRAWEADPDSVDESWDNFFRNFVGQAATSPGISGQTIQESMRLLLLVRAYQVNGHMKAKLDPLGLEEREIPDDLDPALYGFTEADLDREFFLGVWRMAGFLSENRPVQTLRSILTRLEQAYCGSIGFEYMHIADRDKCNWLRDKIETPTPMQYNRQRREVILDRLIWSTQFENFLATKWTTAKRFGLEGGETLIPGMKEMFDRAADLGVESIVIGMPHRGRLNVLGNVVRKPLRQIFSEFSGGTRPVDEVGLYTGTGDVKYHLGTSYDRPTRGGKRIHLSLVANPSHLEAVDPVVVGKTRAKQYYSNDEDRTKNMAILIHGDGSFAGQGVVYETLHLSALPNYTTGGTIHIVVNNQVAFTTDPRAGRSSQYCTDVAKALDAPIFHVNGDDVEAVVHACELAAEWRQTFHSDVVVDLVCYRRFGHNEIDEPSFTQPKMYKIIRNHPSALQIYRNKLLESGQVTDDDIGNISQKVSTILNEEFLASKDYVPKRRDWLSAYWTGFKSPEQISRVRNTGVKPEILKNVGKAITTLPDNFKPHRAVKKVYEHRAQMIETGEGLDWAMGEALAFATLLVEGNHVRLSGQDVERGTFSHRHSVIHDQETGEQYCPLDHVIINQNEEMFTVSNSSLSEFGVLGFELGYSMENPNSLVMWEAQFGDFANGAQVIFDQFISSGEAKWLRQTGLVVLLPHGYDGQGPEHSSARLERYLQMSDDNPFVIPEMDTTLRKQIQECNWQVVNVTTPANYFHVLRRQIHREFRKPLIVMSPKNLLRHKDCKSNLSEFDDVQGHPGFDKQGTRFKRLIKDQNMHSDLEEGIRRLVLCSGKVYYELDDERKKNNATDIAICRVEQLCPFPYDLIQRELKRYPNAEIVWCQEEPMNMGAYNYIAPRLATAMTALGRGTFDDVRYVGRAPSASTATGFYSMHVKEQAELVQKAIQPEPIKTNTTI from the exons ATGGGGTGGCTTAGAGCTGGGTCAAGTGTGGCAAAGCTTGCCATTAGGAGGACTTTGTCTCAGGGTGGATCATATGCTGCAAGATCACGCATTGTTCCTTCACAGAGTCGATATTTTCACACCACTGTCTTTAAATCAAAGGCACAGACTGCTCCCGTTCCTCGCCCTGTTCCACTTTCTAAGCTAACTGATAGTTTCTTAGATGGAACCAGTAGTGTATACTTAGAGGAGCTTCAAAGGGCCTGGGAAGCTGACCCAGATAGTGTTGATGAGTCGTGGGACAATTTCTTCAGGAATTTTGTTGGTCAGGCTGCCACATCTCCAGGAATTTCAGGCCAGACCATTCAGGAGAGTATGCGATTGTTATTGCTTGTGAGGGCTTACCAGGTTAATGGTCACATGAAAGCGAAGTTGGATCCGTTGGGTTTAGAGGAAAGGGAAATTCCTGATGATTTGGATCCAGCTCTTTATGGTTTTACTGAAGCTGATCTTGATAGAGAATTCTTTTTAGGTGTGTGGAGGATGGCTGGATTTTTATCAGAAAACCGACCCGTGCAGACACTTAGGTCGATTTTGACTCGGCTTGAACAGGCTTACTGTGGAAGCATTGGGTTCGAGTACATGCACATTGCTGACCGCGACAAGTGCAACTGGTTGAGAGACAAGATTGAAACTCCAACACCAATGCAGTACAATCGCCAGCGGCGCGAAGTCATTCTTGATAGGCTTATATGGAGTACACAGTTTGAAAATTTCTTGGCTACCAAGTGGACAACAGCCAAGAGGTTTGGGCTAGAAGGGGGTGAAACTTTAATTCCTGGAATGAAAGAGATGTTTGATAGGGCTGCTGATCTAGGGGTCGAAAGCATAGTTATTGGAATGCCTCATAGAGGAAGATTGAATGTGCTAGGTAATGTTGTCCGAAAGCCACTTCGTCAAATATTTAGTGAGTTCAGTGGTGGTACAAGGCCTGTGGATGAAGTTGGGCTTTACACAGGAACTGGTGATGTCAAATATCACTTGGGAACTTCCTATGATCGACCAACAAGAGGTGGAAAGAGAATTCATTTATCTTTAGTTGCCAACCCCAGTCACTTGGAGGCTGTGGACCCTGTTGTTGTCGGAAAAACTAGAGCAAAGCAGTATTACTCCAATGATGAGGATAGGACCAAGAACATGGCTATTTTGATTCATGGAGATGGAAGCTTTGCTGGACAGGGTGTTGTCTATGAAACTCTTCATCTTAGTGCACTTCCAAACTACACTACTGGTGGAACTATACATATTGTAGTCAACAACCAAGTGGCATTTACAACTGATCCAAGGGCAGGAAGATCTTCACAGTATTGTACTGATGTTGCCAAAGCTTTGGATGCTCCCATTTTCCACGTAAATGGAGATGATGTTGAGGCAGTTGTCCATGCATGTGAACTTGCAGCTGAGTGGCGCCAAACCTTCCATTCAGATGTGGTGGTTGATTTGGTCTGCTACCGTAGATTTGGGCATAATGAGATTGACGAACCATCTTTTACACAGCCAAAGATGTATAAG ATCATTCGGAATCACCCCTCAGCACTTCAGATATACCGAAACAAGTTGTTGGAGTCTGGGCAGGTGACAGATGACGACATTGGTAATATAAGTCAGAAGGTCAGTACAATTCTTAATGAAGAATTCTTGGCCAGCAAAGATTATGTTCCCAAAAGACGGGACTGGCTTTCTGCTTACTGGACGGGATTCAAGTCACCTGAACAAATTTCACGTGTTCGGAACACTGG GGTTAAACCCGAGATATTGAAGAATGTTGGCAAAGCAATCACAACCCTTCCAGATAATTTTAAGCCTCATAGAGCGGTGAAGAAGGTTTATGAACACCGTGCACAGATGATTGAGACAGGAGAGGGCCTTGACTGGGCTATGGGTGAAGCACTTGCATTTGCGACCTTGCTGGTGGAAGGTAACCATGTTAGGTTGAGTGGTCAGGATGTTGAAAGGGGTACATTCAGTCATCGGCATTCTGTGATTCACGACCAGGAAACAGGGGAACAGTATTGCCCTCTGGACCATGttatcatcaaccaaaatgagGAGATGTTTACTGTCAGCAATAG TTCTCTTTCTGAGTTTGGTGTGCTTGGATTCGAATTGGGTTACTCGATGGAGAATCCAAATTCATTGGTTATGTGGGAAGCTCAGTTTGGTGACTTTGCTAATGGTGCTCAAGTGATATTTGATCAGTTTATAAGTAGCGGGGAGGCAAAGTGGCTGCGTCAAACTGGTCTCGTAGTGCTGCTTCCCCATGGTTATGATGGACAAGGTCCAGAACATTCAAGTGCACGACTAGAGCGTTATCTTCAG ATGAGTGATGACAATCCTTTTGTGATACCTGAGATGGATACAACTCTTCGTAAACAAATTCAGGAGTGCAACTGGCAGGTGGTTAACGTTACAACACCTGCTAATTACTTCCATGTTTTGCGGCGTCAG ATACACAGGGAATTCCGTAAGCCTCTTATCGTGATGTCCCCCAAAAACTTACTTCGTCACAAGGACTGCAAATCAAATCTCTCTGAATTTGATGATGTCCAAGGCCACCCTGGTTTTGATAAACAAGGAACCAGATTTAAGCGACTTATAAAAGATCAGAATATGCACTCCGACCTTGAGGAGGGTATCAGACGGTTGGTACTTTGTTCCGGAAAG GTCTACTATGAGCTTGATGATGAGCGAAAGAAGAACAATGCTACCGACATTGCTATCTGTCGTGTGGAACAGCTTTGCCCATTCCCTTATGACCTAATCCAACGAGAGCTTAAGCGATATCCAA ATGCAGAGATTGTTTGGTGCCAGGAAGAACCGATGAACATGGGTGCATACAACTACATCGCCCCTCGTCTTGCCACTGCAATGACTGCTTTGGGTAGAGGAACCTTTGATGATGTCAGATATGTTGGCCGTGCTCCATCTGCTTCCACTGCTACCGGCTTCTATTCCATGCATGTGAAGGAACAAGCGGAGCTCGTGCAAAAGGCCATTCAACCTGAACCGATCAAGACCAATACCACTATCTGA